A genome region from bacterium includes the following:
- a CDS encoding acetate--CoA ligase family protein, whose translation MTGGHSRATVRDILHPASVAVFGASENVAKFGGRIMHYLVKHGFGGRIVPINPGRAAVLDRPCYARIGEAPGPVDVAILAVPPEAVVPAVAECADAGVRCCVVMTTGFAEAGADGAARQDALVEIVRRSGLRLVGPNCMGLINPHHHLALTSSLVLDVESLLRGRVGLISQSGALMVSMYNRAHDAGIGFSACVSLGNQADVEICDVLEYMLDDPGTNAICLYVEGFRDVRRFLALAEDARVREKPLVVMKAGRTDVGVRAARSHTASLAGSYAVFEAACRERGVLLTDDPDGMILAADVLGRWPARGEDRLAVLSPSGGGAAIAVDRVTEAGIRLAALQPGTKQGLLEILLPPQADNPIDLGGRRDGDPIATAERAMSLLAGDAGVGAVLVALTTVPFYEDTTRALASAGLRSGKPVLFAVTPGSAADGPRRILRELGCRYYDRLDDALRVAKLWTAYRRAPPSFPSAAVRPTLAAGAREMLRRLPAGTLTAPEVRAVLEAYGIPVARERVAAGVEEAVAAAESLGYPVALKALCRGLVHKSDAGAVHLGLADAGAVARAWDAIAAAVRRLSGVELEGCVVQEMAAGEAEVIVGAKRDEQFGPVLLVGWGGLLVEVLRDVQVAPAPITPQRAVVLLQGLRLWPVLSGVRGRPPLDVERLAEIASRVSWLAADLGDRLIELDVNPIVVRAAGKGAVAVDSRATLGPLPAGAGG comes from the coding sequence ACTCACGGGCGACGGTGCGGGACATTCTGCACCCCGCATCGGTCGCCGTGTTCGGCGCGTCCGAGAACGTGGCGAAGTTCGGCGGGCGAATCATGCACTATCTGGTCAAGCACGGCTTCGGCGGACGGATCGTGCCGATCAATCCGGGCCGGGCAGCGGTGCTGGACCGCCCGTGCTACGCGCGCATCGGGGAGGCGCCGGGGCCCGTCGACGTGGCGATCCTGGCGGTCCCTCCGGAGGCGGTCGTTCCCGCGGTCGCCGAGTGCGCGGACGCCGGCGTCCGCTGCTGTGTCGTCATGACGACCGGCTTTGCCGAGGCCGGCGCCGACGGCGCCGCGCGCCAGGACGCGCTCGTCGAGATCGTGCGCCGGTCGGGCCTGCGCCTCGTCGGCCCCAACTGCATGGGGCTGATCAATCCGCATCACCACCTGGCCCTCACGTCGTCCCTGGTGCTGGACGTGGAATCGCTGCTGCGGGGCCGGGTCGGTCTCATCAGCCAAAGCGGCGCCCTGATGGTGTCGATGTACAATCGCGCGCACGACGCGGGCATCGGGTTCAGCGCCTGCGTGTCGCTCGGCAATCAAGCGGACGTCGAGATCTGCGACGTCCTCGAGTATATGCTGGACGACCCGGGGACGAACGCAATCTGTCTCTATGTGGAAGGCTTCCGCGACGTGCGGCGATTCCTGGCCCTGGCGGAGGACGCCCGCGTGCGGGAGAAGCCCCTCGTGGTGATGAAGGCCGGCCGCACCGACGTCGGAGTGCGGGCCGCCCGCTCGCACACCGCGAGCCTCGCCGGCTCATACGCCGTTTTCGAGGCGGCGTGCCGGGAGCGCGGCGTTCTGCTGACCGATGATCCCGACGGCATGATCCTGGCGGCGGACGTGCTCGGGCGGTGGCCCGCGAGAGGAGAGGATCGCCTCGCGGTGCTGTCACCGTCCGGCGGGGGCGCCGCGATCGCCGTCGACCGCGTGACCGAGGCAGGTATTCGCCTGGCCGCGCTCCAGCCCGGCACGAAGCAGGGGCTGCTCGAGATTCTCCTTCCGCCGCAGGCCGACAACCCGATCGACCTGGGCGGGCGCCGCGACGGGGATCCGATCGCGACGGCAGAGCGGGCGATGTCGCTCCTCGCGGGCGACGCCGGGGTGGGCGCCGTGCTGGTGGCCCTGACGACGGTGCCGTTCTACGAGGACACGACGCGGGCGCTCGCGTCGGCGGGGTTGCGGAGCGGGAAGCCGGTTCTCTTTGCGGTGACGCCCGGGTCGGCGGCCGACGGCCCGCGCCGCATCCTTCGCGAGCTCGGCTGCCGGTATTACGACCGCCTGGACGATGCGCTTCGGGTCGCGAAACTGTGGACCGCGTACCGCCGAGCGCCGCCAAGTTTCCCGTCCGCGGCCGTCCGTCCCACGCTCGCCGCGGGCGCGCGCGAGATGCTGCGGCGGCTCCCGGCAGGGACGCTCACGGCACCGGAGGTCCGAGCGGTCCTCGAAGCCTACGGCATTCCAGTCGCGAGGGAGAGAGTGGCGGCAGGGGTCGAGGAGGCGGTCGCTGCCGCCGAGTCGCTCGGGTATCCCGTCGCGCTCAAGGCTCTCTGCCGGGGCCTCGTTCACAAGAGCGATGCCGGCGCCGTCCACCTTGGATTGGCCGATGCCGGCGCCGTCGCCCGGGCGTGGGATGCGATCGCGGCCGCGGTGCGCCGGCTGTCCGGCGTGGAACTCGAAGGCTGCGTGGTACAGGAGATGGCGGCCGGCGAGGCGGAGGTGATCGTCGGCGCCAAGCGCGACGAGCAGTTCGGGCCCGTCCTGCTCGTGGGATGGGGCGGGCTGCTGGTCGAAGTCCTGCGCGACGTCCAGGTGGCCCCGGCGCCGATCACTCCGCAGCGCGCCGTAGTGTTGTTGCAGGGCCTGCGGCTATGGCCGGTGCTGTCCGGCGTACGGGGACGGCCGCCGCTGGATGTGGAGCGTCTCGCGGAGATCGCCAGCCGCGTGAGCTGGCTGGCCGCGGATCTGGGCGACCGGCTGATCGAGTTGGATGTGAATCCGATCGTCGTCCGCGCGGCGGG